One genomic region from Gossypium hirsutum isolate 1008001.06 chromosome D13, Gossypium_hirsutum_v2.1, whole genome shotgun sequence encodes:
- the LOC107919063 gene encoding cationic amino acid transporter 7, chloroplastic — translation MESPPSSFSTFRSYLRALAQTPSRFAHRAPSVSSSYEELSWVKSRSGSNMHKSLRWYDLIGLGIGGMVGAGVFVTTGRASRLYAGPAILISYAIAGLCALLSAFCYTEFAVHMPVAGGAFSYLRITFGEFAAFLTGANLIMEYVMSNAAVARGFTSYLSAAIGIPTAKWRFTAAALPKGFNEIDLLAVAVVLTVTLIICYSTRESSILNMILTTLHILFIIFVVLMGFWRGDWNNFTRPMNPNSPSGFFPYGPSGVFNGAAMVYFSYIGYDAVSTMAEEVRYPIKDIPIGVTGSVVIVTILYCLMAASMSMLLPYDMIDVEAPFAAAFSGRWEWVSKVIGVGASFGISTSLLVAMLGQARYMCVIGRSSVVPAWFARVHSKTSTPLNASAFLGIFTAAIALFTDLNILLNLISIGTLFVYYMVANAVIYRRYVVIGITKPWPILSFLCLLTLTSLLFTLSWHFAPSGSSKSFLLGLCIGLATAITLIFRHTVPQVRKPEFWGVPFMPWLPSISIFMNIFLLGSLDGLSYVRFGFFSGLAVLVYVLYSVHASFDAEAEGFLGVKNGEMIRESTESEEDPNHKV, via the exons ATGGAGTCCCCGCCGTCCTCTTTCTCTACTTTCCGGTCTTACCTCAGGGCCTTGGCTCAAACTCCATCTCGTTTCGCTCATCGGGCACCCTCTGTTTCTTCCTCATATGAAGAGTTAAGTTGGGTCAAGTCCCGTTCCGGCTCCAATATGCACAAGTCCCTCCGATGGTACGACTTAATTGGTCTTGGAATAGGAGGTATGGTCGGAGCTGGTGTTTTCGTCACTACCGGAAGAGCTAGTCGTCTCTATGCTGGCCCTGCAATCTTAATCTCTTACGCCATTGCTGGTCTTTGTGCTCTCCTTTCCGCTTTCTGCTACACTGAGTTCGCTGTCCATATGCCCGTCGCGGGCGGCGCCTTTAGTTACCTACGTATCACATTCGGTGAGTTCGCAGCGTTTTTAACCGGAGCCAATCTGATAATGGAATACGTAATGTCAAACGCCGCCGTTGCTAGAGGCTTCACCTCTTATTTAAGCGCCGCAATCGGTATACCCACCGCAAAATGGCGGTTTACAGCTGCGGCTCTCCCAAAAGGGTTCAACGAAATTGACTTGTTGGCCGTCGCCGTCGTATTAACCGTCACTCTCATAATCTGTTACAGTACAAGGGAAAGTTCAATACTGAACATGATACTCACCACATTACATATCCTTTTCATAATCTTTGTAGTATTAATGGGTTTTTGGAGAGGGGATTGGAATAATTTCACTCGTCCAATGAACCCAAACAGCCCTTCCGGTTTCTTTCCCTACGGACCTTCCGGTGTCTTCAATGGTGCCGCCATGGTTTACTTCAGTTACATTGGATACGACGCCGTATCCACCATGGCTGAGGAAGTAAGGTACCCGATCAAAGACATTCCCATTGGAGTAACAGGCTCCGTCGTTATCGTCACCATTCTGTATTGTCTCATGGCCGCTTCCATGTCCATGCTCCTCCCTTACGACATG ATCGATGTAGAGGCGCCATTTGCGGCGGCGTTCAGTGGGAGGTGGGAGTGGGTGTCGAAGGTGATCGGAGTGGGGGCCAGTTTCGGGATATCGACGTCGTTGCTGGTGGCGATGTTGGGCCAGGCTAGGTACATGTGCGTCATTGGACGTTCAAGCGTGGTCCCGGCATGGTTCGCCAGGGTGCATTCTAAAACATCTACGCCTCTCAATGCCTCCGCTTTTCTCG GAATTTTCACAGCTGCCATTGCCCTTTTCACTGATCTAAACATCCTCTTGAACCTCATATCCATTGGCACACTCTTTGTCTATTACATGGTCGCAAACGCCGTAATCTACAGGCGATATGTCGTTATCGGGATAACAAAGCCGTGGCCAATATTATCCTTCCTATGCCTATTGACCCTCACTTCCCTTCTATTCACCCTGTCGTGGCATTTTGCACCCTCAGGGAGTTCGAAGTCCTTTCTACTCGGCCTATGTATCGGACTCGCCACAGCTATAACACTAATTTTTCGTCACACGGTACCGCAAGTGCGGAAACCCGAATTTTGGGGTGTACCTTTCATGCCTTGGCTACCATCTATATCAATCTTCATGAATATATTTCTGTTGGGATCTTTGGATGGACTGTCGTATGTCCGGTTCGGGTTCTTTTCGGGTCTAGCGGTACTCGTATATGTCTTGTACAGTGTTCATGCTAGCTTTGATGCTGAAGCAGAGGGATTTTTAGGTGTAAAGAATGGTGAAATGATCAGAGAATCAACAGAAAGTGAAGAAGACCCAAATCACAAGGTGTAA
- the LOC107919649 gene encoding uncharacterized protein: MAFKIPKIKQESPLDDVRPSNTSLISSATVTMKNCSNINQSAKPNEEYHRGDARKISLTETVGEEKGKIIDLNSELTPIGLPPKDPLSTNRYPEILSEMSRMLLNQQDFSGEEIEFNYPIAEGSSLVVMACTRCLMYVMACDVNPKCANCKTSEHLLDIFRDPPQSP; the protein is encoded by the exons ATGGCCtttaaaatccctaaaattaagcAAGAGAGTCCTTTGGATGATGTTAGACCTAGCAATACTTCTCTCATCTCTAGTGCTACTGTCACTATGAAGAATTGCTCTAACATTAATCAAAGTGCAAAGCCTAATGAG GAATATCATCGAGGAGATGCTCGGAAGATAAGTTTGACCGAAACCGTcggagaagaaaaaggaaaaatcatAGATTTGAATTCTGAGTTAACTCCGATAGGTCTACCCCCGAAAGATCCTCTATCTACTAACCGATATCCGGAGATCCTATCGGAAATGTCACGTATGCTTCTGAATCAACAAGACTTTTCTGGTGAAGAAATTGAGTTCAACTACCCAATTGCAGAGGGATCGTCACTTGTTGTGATGGCTTGTACTCGTTGTTTAATGTATGTGATGGCATGTGATGTCAACCCTAAGTGTGCCAATTGCAAGACCTCTGAACATCTTCTCGATATATTTCGCGACCCCCCTCAGTCCCCCTAA
- the LOC107919815 gene encoding translocase of chloroplast 159, chloroplastic, producing the protein METEFSAPEIASQPLSATPGSPSSSSSSSSSSSSSSDDDSKFVTSSVSDYALKENDNRTSDIDENGDGKFETVPERPFVADPDEVFPTVGDVSDTPFVGSDGSDVILKEESFGGGDNGLEEFRGEGSLRKVDFDSVGNGEEKDNKVGMGSTGEADQAVLSIESEEEGRIGMVENEDNSVLDGGAKVVNPVIAEAVDGEVVDDDGSKFSGGEELAVDATPLTGDGLGIETSEIKETEVVPVDGDVSLDNGFNQAGHDEEERVLDVHPVSDKTIDPVATDEIETTEVLTSETNAERKADVAGGGLLAKDGSESELSDLKEEAGVDMLEQASTEKIDGGGIDGIQTMDDSAQPTEMMAAREMEVSDADSESKRSVAMAVEESHLPKSVEQNSFEGEMQEEHHQNEGAEIGGSDTDGEAESMFFENADAAEQFLKELERGAAIGSHSGADTSHDHSQTIDGQIVIDSDEEGDTDEEGEGKELFDSAALAALLKAATGAGSDGGNITITSQDGSRLFSVERPVGLGSSLQNAKPAARSNRPNLFSPSAVTSRRDSDINLTEEDKIKLEKLQLIRVKFLRLVQRLGLSTEDSVAAQVLYRLALVSGRQTSELFSVDSSKRKALELETEGKDDLSFSLNILVLGKIGVGKSATINSIFGEEKTSIHAFEPATSVVKEITGTLDGVKLRIIDTPGLRSSAMEQGANRKVLASIKQYMKKCPPDVVVYVDRLDSQTRDLNDLPLLRSITNSLGSSIWKNAVVALTHAASAPPDGPSGSPLSYEVFVAQRSHVVQQSIAQAVGDLRMMNPSLMNPVCLVENHPSCRKNRDGHKVLPNGQTWRPQLLLLCYSIKVLSEASSLSKPQDPFDHRKLFGFRVRSPPLPYLLSWLLQSRSHPKLSADQGGENGDSDIDVDDLSDSDQEDDEDEYDKLPPFKALRKAQLAKLDKEQRKAYFEEYDYRVKLLQKKQWGEELRRMRELKKGKPAVDEYGNTGEDVDPETGGPASVPVPLPDMVLPPSFDGDNPAFRYRFLEPTSQFLARPVLDTHGWDHDCGYDGVNVEHSLAIASQFPAAVSVQLTKDKKEFNIHLDSSVSAKHGENGSTMAGFDVQNVGKQLAYVFRGETKFKNLKKNKTAAGFSVTFLGENVATGLKLEDHIVVGKRLVLVGSTGTVRSKGDSAYGANLEMRLRGADFPIDQDQSTLGLSLVKWRGDLALGANFQSQLSVGRNSKVAVRAGMNNKMSGQITVRTSSSDQLQIALTSMLPIVMAIYKCIRPGVSDNYSMY; encoded by the coding sequence ATGGAAACCGAGTTTTCTGCCCCAGAAATCGCTTCTCAGCCGCTCTCTGCCACTCCAGGTTctccttcttcttcctcttcttcttcttcctcctcttcttcttcttccgaTGATGATTCTAAGTTTGTAACTAGTTCGGTAAGCGATTATGCTTTGAAAGAAAATGATAATAGAACTAGTGATATTGATGAGAACGGTGATGGCAAGTTTGAAACAGTACCCGAGAGGCCATTTGTGGCTGACCCTGATGAAGTATTTCCGACTGTTGGGGATGTTAGCGATACCCCTTTTGTTGGTTCTGATGGTTCGGATGTGATTTTGAAGGAGGAGTCGTTTGGGGGTGGTGATAATGGTTTAGAGGAGTTTAGAGGTGAGGGTTCGCTGCGAAAGGTTGATTTTGATAGTGTTGGTAATGGAGAAGAGAAGGATAATAAGGTGGGAATGGGCTCTACTGGTGAAGCTGACCAAGCTGTTTTATCAATTGAGAGTGAAGAGGAAGGTAGAATTGGGATGGTTGAGAATGAGGATAATTCGGTGTTAGATGGTGGAGCTAAGGTTGTTAATCCTGTGATTGCAGAAGCAGTAGATGGTGAGGTGGTTGATGATGATGGTTCGAAATTTTCCGGTGGAGAGGAGTTGGCTGTTGATGCAACGCCTTTAACTGGTGATGGTTTAGGCATTGAGACATCGGAGATTAAGGAGACAGAGGTGGTTCCGGTTGATGGGGATGTGAGCTTGGATAATGGCTTTAATCAGGCTGGTCATGATGAAGAAGAACGTGTTCTGGATGTCCATCCTGTGTCTGATAAAACTATTGACCCTGTTGCGACCGATGAAATTGAAACTACTGAGGTCTTGACTTCTGAAACCAATGCCGAGAGGAAAGCTGATGTTGCTGGTGGGGGTTTGCTTGCTAAAGATGGTTCCGAATCTGAGCTAAGTGACCTCAAAGAGGAGGCAGGTGTAGATATGTTGGAGCAAGCGTCTACTGAGAAAATAGATGGAGGGGGTATAGATGGAATTCAGACCATGGATGATTCTGCTCAACCCACTGAAATGATGGCAGCTCGTGAAATGGAGGTTTCAGATGCTGATTCTGAAAGCAAAAGATCAGTAGCCATGGCAGTAGAAGAATCTCATTTACCAAAGTCTGTTGAACAAAATAGTTTTGAAGGTGAAATGCAAGAGGAGCACCATCAGAATGAAGGTGCTGAAATTGGAGGCTCAGATACTGACGGAGAGGCTGAAAGCATGTTCTTTGAGAATGCTGATGCTGCTGAGCAATTCTTGAAGGAGCTAGAACGAGGAGCTGCCATTGGTTCTCACTCGGGTGCTGATACTTCTCATGATCATTCGCAGACAATTGATGGTCAGATTGTCATTGATTCTGATGAAGAAGGGGATACAGATGAAGAAGGGGAGGGGAAGGAGTTATTTGATTCTGCTGCTTTGGCAGCCCTCTTGAAAGCAGCAACCGGCGCTGGCTCTGATGGTGGTAACATTACTATAACCTCTCAAGATGGATCTAGGCTTTTCTCTGTTGAACGTCCTGTGGGTTTAGGATCCTCACTGCAAAATGCAAAACCTGCAGCTCGATCAAACAGGCCTAACTTATTTAGTCCTTCTGCTGTAACAAGTAGGAGAGACTCCGACATCAACTTgactgaagaagataaaataaaattagaaaagttGCAACTTATTAGAGTCAAATTCTTGAGGCTTGTTCAGAGGCTAGGACTCTCTACGGAAGATTCTGTTGCAGCACAGGTTCTTTATAGACTGGCGCTTGTTTCAGGGAGGCAAACCAGTGAACTGTTTAGTGTTGATTCTTCAAAGAGGAAAGCTCTGGAACTTGAAACAGAGGGTAAAGATGATTTAAGCTTCTCCTTGAACATACTTGTGCTTGGGAAAATTGGGGTGGGCAAGAGCGCCACAATAAATTCAATCTTTGGTGAGGAGAAGACTTCAATTCATGCATTTGAACCTGCCACTTCAGTTGTGAAAGAGATTACTGGAACATTAGATGGTGTGAAATTGAGGATCATTGATACCCCAGGTTTGAGATCTTCTGCCATGGAGCAAGGTGCCAATCGCAAGGTCCTAGCTTCTATAAAGCAATACATGAAGAAGTGTCCCCCTGATGTTGTAGTCTATGTTGATCGGTTGGACAGCCAGACCCGGGATCTTAATGATCTTCCATTGTTAAGATCAATCACTAATTCTCTTGGCTCCTCTATCTGGAAAAATGCCGTAGTTGCTTTGACTCATGCTGCTTCTGCACCTCCTGATGGACCATCTGGCTCGCCTTTGAGTTATGAGGTGTTTGTTGCTCAACGTTCTCATGTTGTTCAGCAGTCTATTGCTCAGGCTGTTGGTGATTTACGCATGATGAATCCAAGTTTGATGAATCCTGTTTGTCTTGTTGAAAATCATCCATCATGCCGAAAGAATAGGGATGGCCACAAGGTGCTTCCTAACGGTCAAACTTGGAGACCTCAGCTATTGTTGTTATGCTACTCTATCAAAGTCCTATCTGAAGCAAGTTCTCTCTCCAAACCTCAAGATCCATTTGACCATCGGAAGCTCTTTGGTTTTCGTGTCCGATCTCCTCCTCTTCCATACTTGCTATCGTGGCTGTTGCAGTCTCGTAGCCATCCTAAACTCTCTGCTGATCAGGGTGGTGAGAATGGTGACTCAGATATTGATGTGGATGATTTATCTGATTCTGATCAAGAAGACGACGAGGATGAGTATGATAAGCTCCCACCATTCAAAGCTCTAAGGAAAGCACAACTTGCTAAGCTTGACAAGGAGCAAAGGAAGGCATATTTCGAGGAGTATGATTATCGGGTGAAGCTCCTCCAGAAAAAGCAGTGGGGGGAAGAGTTGAGAAGAATGAGAGAGCTGAAGAAAGGAAAGCCTGCCGTTGATGAATATGGTAACACAGGGGAAGATGTTGATCCGGAAACTGGTGGTCCTGCTTCTGTACCAGTTCCATTACCTGATATGGTCCTGCCACCTTCCTTTGATGGTGATAATCCAGCATTCAGGTACCGGTTCTTGGAACCTACTTCTCAGTTCTTGGCGAGGCCAGTATTGGACACTCACGGTTGGGACCATGATTGTGGCTATGACGGTGTTAATGTTGAACATAGTCTAGCAATCGCCAGCCAGTTTCCTGCTGCAGTTTCCGTTCAACTCACCAAGGATAAGAAAGAGTTTAACATCCATTTGGATTCTTCAGTTTCTGCCAAGCATGGTGAAAATGGATCAACCATGGCTGGCTTTGACGTCCAAAATGTTGGAAAGCAATTAGCTTATGTTTTCAGAGGGGAGACCAAATTCAAAAATCTCAAAAAGAACAAAACAGCTGCCGGCTTCTCTGTTACATTTCTAGGTGAGAATGTTGCAACTGGACTCAAACTTGAGGATCATATTGTTGTTGGAAAGCGGCTGGTTTTAGTTGGTAGCACTGGGACTGTTAGATCCAAAGGTGATTCAGCATATGGAGCCAATCTAGAAATGCGGCTCCGAGGCGCAGATTTTCCAATCGACCAGGATCAATCCACTTTGGGTTTGTCTCTAGTCAAATGGAGAGGGGATTTGGCACTGGGAGCCAATTTTCAGTCTCAGTTATCCGTTGGAAGGAATTCAAAAGTAGCAGTTCGTGCAGGAATGAACAACAAGATGAGTGGACAGATAACTGTTCGAACAAGCAGCTCGGATCAACTTCAGATTGCACTCACCTCTATGCTTCCTATTGTCATGGCAATTTATAAATGCATCAGGCCTGGGGTTAGTGACAACTATTCAATGTACTAG